One part of the Candidatus Nezhaarchaeota archaeon genome encodes these proteins:
- the pstB gene encoding phosphate ABC transporter ATP-binding protein PstB, whose translation MSTYKIEVERLNAWFGHKQVLKDVDMKIKDRAVTAIMGPSGCGKTTFIRCLNRMHELVPGARVHGKVIFNGVNIYDGGVDPVQIRRKIGMVFQKPNPFPMLSIYDNVAMGPKLNGVKNRRSLDSIVKRSLELAGLWDEVKDDLHKSGASLSGGQQQRLCIARALAVEPEVLLMDEPTSSLDPISAAKIEALIRKLVESYTVIIVTHNIQQAARISDYVAFFYLGELIEHGPTKVVFENPRNELTEKYITGKFG comes from the coding sequence ATGTCGACCTATAAGATTGAGGTTGAGAGGTTAAACGCCTGGTTCGGCCATAAGCAGGTCTTAAAGGACGTAGACATGAAGATAAAGGACAGGGCAGTGACGGCCATCATGGGCCCCTCGGGATGCGGGAAGACGACCTTCATCCGCTGTCTGAACAGAATGCACGAGCTCGTCCCAGGGGCCCGTGTCCATGGAAAGGTCATCTTCAACGGAGTGAATATTTATGACGGAGGCGTCGACCCGGTTCAGATAAGGAGGAAGATCGGAATGGTTTTTCAGAAGCCGAACCCGTTCCCGATGCTGTCGATCTATGACAACGTCGCCATGGGGCCCAAGCTAAACGGCGTGAAGAACAGGAGGTCCCTTGACTCGATCGTTAAGAGGAGCTTAGAGCTCGCCGGGTTATGGGATGAGGTGAAAGACGACCTACATAAGTCCGGAGCAAGCCTTTCAGGCGGACAGCAGCAGAGACTTTGCATAGCCCGTGCGCTGGCCGTTGAGCCGGAAGTCCTATTAATGGACGAGCCCACGTCATCCCTAGACCCGATATCTGCGGCGAAGATAGAGGCTTTAATCAGGAAGCTGGTGGAGAGCTACACGGTGATCATTGTAACCCACAATATACAGCAGGCCGCCAGGATATCTGACTACGTAGCCTTCTTCTACTTAGGAGAGCTTATAGAGCACGGGCCTACTAAGGTTGTCTTCGAAAACCCGAGGAACGAGCTAACTGAGAAGTACATCACCGGGAAGTTCGGCTGA
- the pstA gene encoding phosphate ABC transporter permease PstA — MDHRKLRVLKDYTARFLIYLSLVAALIPLFSVIFEVFKRGLSVISLDFFIRPTPTVGEEIGGIANVIQGTLITIGLASLIGIPIGLLSGIFLSEYSESKFAAVVRFFNEVLNGIPSIVIGVFSYVLIVLTIGFSVLAASFALAIIMIPIVTMTTEENLKLVPATIREAAIALGMPRWRTIIHVVLRGAKRGVATGILLAIARIAGESAPVLVTMGYWRWWFAGLDRPAANLSLNVFIFANSPFENWVALAWGSALVLIIIILGINIAVRVLMRERY; from the coding sequence ATGGATCATCGTAAGCTAAGGGTATTAAAGGACTACACTGCGCGGTTCTTAATCTATCTATCTCTCGTAGCAGCACTGATCCCTTTATTTAGCGTGATCTTCGAGGTGTTTAAGAGGGGCTTATCGGTAATTAGCTTAGACTTCTTCATAAGGCCAACGCCCACAGTAGGTGAAGAGATAGGGGGTATCGCGAACGTTATACAGGGCACTCTTATAACCATCGGCCTAGCCTCTCTCATCGGCATCCCCATAGGGCTGCTGTCAGGCATCTTCCTAAGTGAGTATAGCGAGAGCAAGTTCGCAGCGGTAGTGAGGTTCTTCAATGAGGTGTTGAACGGAATCCCGTCGATAGTAATCGGGGTCTTCAGCTACGTGCTCATAGTCCTCACGATAGGCTTCTCCGTCCTAGCGGCATCGTTCGCCTTAGCGATAATAATGATACCAATAGTGACTATGACGACTGAAGAAAACCTTAAGCTAGTGCCAGCAACTATAAGGGAGGCGGCGATCGCCCTCGGGATGCCGAGGTGGAGGACAATAATACATGTCGTACTACGCGGTGCGAAGAGAGGCGTGGCAACTGGAATACTGCTTGCAATCGCTAGGATAGCCGGGGAGTCTGCACCAGTCCTCGTTACGATGGGCTACTGGAGGTGGTGGTTCGCCGGATTAGATAGGCCAGCAGCTAACCTCTCGCTAAACGTCTTCATCTTCGCTAACTCACCCTTCGAGAACTGGGTGGCCTTAGCATGGGGGTCGGCTCTAGTACTTATTATAATAATACTGGGGATAAATATAGCAGTTAGGGTGTTAATGAGGGAGAGGTACTAG
- the pstC gene encoding phosphate ABC transporter permease subunit PstC, producing MKNPFFSLKLKLFLLSNRRVRGDEAFKFLCIMTASSVLLLLGMMVYYLIKGSWLSIQTFGPGFFLGTEWDPAISQVFGALPLVLGTLATSAIALLIGAPVSLGIGLALSEYMPRKLSFAVSFLVELLAAVPSVVYGLWGIYTLIPFLRDHVYTHLQRLLGFIPLFSGSFYGGGVLTAGIVLAIMVIPITSAVMRDLFLTVPRSQREAMIALGATKWETTKIVLSYARSGIVGALMLGLGRAIGETMAVTMVIGNKFQLWPSSLFDAWYTMGAIIANELLEATYDLYVSALINVALALLLVTLIVNILARLIVWRTLKLVRGIARE from the coding sequence TTGAAAAACCCTTTTTTTAGCCTAAAGCTCAAGCTGTTTCTTCTTTCAAATCGGCGAGTAAGGGGCGACGAGGCCTTCAAGTTCTTATGCATCATGACGGCCTCCAGCGTCCTCTTGCTCTTAGGCATGATGGTTTACTACCTGATCAAGGGGTCGTGGCTCTCCATACAGACCTTTGGGCCAGGCTTCTTCCTAGGCACTGAGTGGGACCCCGCTATATCTCAGGTCTTCGGGGCTCTACCGCTAGTGCTTGGAACCCTCGCCACTTCGGCTATCGCGCTCCTTATAGGTGCGCCGGTAAGCCTTGGGATAGGCTTAGCGCTCTCTGAATACATGCCTAGAAAGCTCAGTTTTGCTGTCTCCTTCCTGGTGGAGCTGCTAGCTGCCGTTCCAAGCGTCGTCTATGGGCTCTGGGGGATATATACGCTGATACCTTTTCTACGTGATCACGTGTACACGCACTTACAGAGGCTCCTCGGCTTCATACCGCTCTTCTCAGGGTCTTTCTATGGCGGCGGTGTCCTTACAGCTGGGATAGTTTTGGCGATAATGGTTATTCCGATAACCTCCGCCGTCATGAGAGACTTATTCTTAACTGTTCCTAGGTCTCAGAGAGAGGCAATGATAGCGCTCGGCGCTACTAAGTGGGAGACGACCAAGATAGTGCTTAGCTACGCGCGCTCCGGAATAGTAGGGGCTTTGATGCTAGGGCTGGGGCGTGCTATCGGAGAGACGATGGCGGTGACGATGGTCATTGGGAACAAGTTTCAGCTTTGGCCATCCTCGCTCTTTGACGCATGGTACACCATGGGGGCCATAATCGCGAACGAACTTCTCGAAGCGACGTACGACCTTTACGTCAGCGCCTTGATAAACGTTGCGCTAGCCCTGCTCCTCGTGACCTTGATAGTGAACATCCTCGCCCGATTGATCGTCTGGCGAACGCTTAAACTAGTCAGGGGTATAGCGAGGGAGTGA
- the pstS gene encoding phosphate ABC transporter substrate-binding protein PstS — MKTVYKIAILAVMVTVVAASIFAYQYMPEAQEAQEVSLNGAGATFPFPLIDKWAAEYHKLRPNVKINYQPIGSGGGIKQHIEKTVHFAASDVPLTEAQAKNAPNTLHIPITIGGVVPIYNIPGMQSGLRFTGEVLADIYLGKIKKWNDPRLIEINPGVNLPDNEIVVVHRSDGSGTTFIWTSYLSNISPEWRSRVGKGTSVKWPVGIGGKGNEGVATLVMQTPYSIGYVEFTYAKKNNLAYGYVKNAAGEFVEPSITSFAKAAEYAGLTLPRGDGDWSKVSMVDSLFNNTRARGAYPITSFSYLLVYRELSVLPNMDEAAARALVEFLWWIIHDGQGYAPGLYYVPLPQNVVNINEDTIRLITYNGKQLYRR; from the coding sequence ATGAAGACTGTCTACAAAATAGCTATCCTAGCAGTAATGGTTACAGTAGTAGCAGCGAGCATCTTCGCTTACCAATATATGCCAGAGGCGCAGGAGGCGCAGGAGGTATCATTGAACGGCGCCGGCGCAACGTTCCCGTTCCCGCTAATAGATAAGTGGGCCGCTGAGTACCATAAGCTCAGGCCTAACGTCAAGATTAACTACCAGCCCATCGGGAGCGGAGGAGGAATTAAGCAGCATATTGAAAAGACTGTACATTTCGCAGCCTCCGACGTACCGCTCACAGAAGCCCAAGCCAAAAATGCGCCCAATACCTTGCACATACCCATAACCATAGGCGGAGTTGTCCCCATCTACAATATCCCCGGTATGCAGAGCGGGCTAAGGTTCACGGGGGAAGTCCTAGCGGATATCTACCTAGGAAAGATCAAGAAGTGGAATGACCCTAGGCTCATTGAGATAAACCCAGGCGTTAACCTACCAGATAATGAGATAGTCGTAGTGCACAGGTCCGATGGAAGCGGGACGACGTTCATCTGGACTAGTTACCTATCAAACATTAGCCCAGAGTGGAGGAGCCGGGTCGGGAAGGGGACATCGGTAAAGTGGCCAGTGGGCATTGGAGGTAAGGGGAATGAGGGGGTCGCCACCCTCGTCATGCAAACACCGTACTCCATAGGCTACGTGGAGTTCACCTACGCGAAGAAGAACAACCTAGCTTATGGATACGTTAAAAATGCTGCCGGAGAGTTCGTTGAGCCGAGCATCACGTCATTCGCTAAGGCTGCAGAGTACGCTGGTCTTACGCTACCGAGGGGTGATGGAGATTGGTCGAAGGTCTCGATGGTAGACAGCCTATTCAATAACACGCGGGCCAGGGGGGCTTACCCGATAACTAGCTTCTCCTACCTCTTGGTGTATAGGGAGCTGAGCGTCCTGCCGAACATGGACGAGGCCGCGGCGAGAGCCTTGGTGGAGTTCCTATGGTGGATTATACACGACGGGCAGGGATATGCGCCGGGGCTATACTATGTACCGCTGCCGCAGAACGTTGTCAACATAAACGAAGACACTATACGCTTGATTACGTACAATGGTAAACAGCTGTACAGAAGATAG